A stretch of the Enterobacter mori genome encodes the following:
- the fliT gene encoding flagellar protein FliT, whose protein sequence is MDNDVMALIDELLISNAKLRQQANAGEWDVFLDESVAYTMGMRTLCDIDLTQLAQHTKTSVSARLATLIENDALLTRAIQGRLSTISTELSAMRKTSSVAKSYTAV, encoded by the coding sequence ATGGATAACGACGTGATGGCGCTGATTGATGAGTTGCTCATCAGCAATGCGAAGCTGCGGCAGCAGGCCAATGCCGGCGAGTGGGATGTGTTTCTTGACGAGTCCGTGGCGTACACCATGGGAATGAGAACGCTGTGTGATATCGATTTAACTCAGCTGGCACAGCACACTAAAACGTCGGTCAGCGCCCGGCTGGCGACCCTGATTGAGAACGATGCCCTCTTAACACGCGCCATTCAGGGGCGACTGAGCACCATCAGCACCGAACTCTCCGCCATGCGCAAAACCAGCAGCGTGGCAAAATCTTACACTGCTGTTTAA
- the flgM gene encoding flagellar biosynthesis anti-sigma factor FlgM, with amino-acid sequence MSINSSQTTAPIAKIAPTQDLRARTQPQESDAAAKRSDKRDNTNVTLSEMTKKIQTDDSRDVDYARVAELRAALSAGTLRIEPEKIAQAMVQDMFQF; translated from the coding sequence ATGAGCATCAACAGCAGCCAGACCACCGCGCCGATTGCGAAAATCGCCCCCACTCAGGATCTGCGCGCCCGCACGCAGCCTCAGGAGAGTGACGCTGCGGCAAAACGTTCGGACAAGCGTGACAACACCAACGTCACCCTGAGCGAAATGACCAAAAAGATCCAGACCGACGACAGCCGCGACGTGGACTACGCGCGCGTCGCCGAGCTTCGCGCCGCGCTGTCGGCAGGTACCCTGCGCATTGAGCCTGAGAAAATCGCTCAGGCGATGGTGCAGGACATGTTTCAGTTTTAA
- the fliS gene encoding flagellar export chaperone FliS — MYTKTGNSAYTAVSLDSQIAGATPHQLIVLLYDGAINAMKRAEIYFQSGNIARRGEMISRAINIIDNGLRAGLDHEKGGKIAEELESLYEYISRTLLEANLNKSGEKLPHLIALMTGMQETWQAIAPQHKQVKHG; from the coding sequence ATGTACACCAAAACGGGCAACAGTGCCTACACCGCTGTCTCTCTCGACAGCCAGATCGCTGGCGCGACGCCGCATCAGCTTATCGTCCTGCTCTATGACGGGGCGATTAACGCCATGAAGCGGGCAGAGATTTATTTCCAGTCGGGCAATATCGCCCGTCGCGGCGAGATGATCTCCCGCGCCATCAATATTATCGACAACGGCCTGCGCGCCGGGCTGGATCACGAGAAGGGCGGGAAAATCGCCGAAGAGCTGGAGAGCCTGTACGAGTATATTTCCCGTACGCTGCTGGAGGCGAATCTCAACAAATCCGGTGAAAAGCTGCCGCACCTCATCGCCCTGATGACGGGGATGCAGGAAACCTGGCAGGCCATCGCCCCGCAGCACAAGCAGGTGAAACATGGATAA
- the flgB gene encoding flagellar basal body rod protein FlgB, with amino-acid sequence MNKLDDAFRFQQQALGLLSRRQDILASNIANADTPGYKARDIDFTQQLKAAMENNTMAKSPVSLALTSQKHIEGKAMPFDDANVLYRIPDQPSADGNTVDMDRERVNFADNAVKYQSGLTFLGADIKKMMTVLSQG; translated from the coding sequence ATGAATAAACTTGATGACGCCTTTCGCTTTCAACAGCAGGCGTTAGGTTTGCTGTCGCGCCGCCAGGATATATTGGCTTCAAATATTGCGAATGCCGACACGCCGGGCTACAAGGCGCGCGATATTGATTTTACTCAGCAGCTAAAAGCCGCCATGGAAAATAACACGATGGCGAAATCTCCCGTATCCCTGGCATTAACGTCACAGAAGCATATTGAAGGTAAAGCGATGCCGTTTGACGATGCGAATGTGCTGTATCGCATACCGGATCAGCCGAGTGCCGACGGTAATACCGTGGATATGGATCGCGAGCGCGTCAATTTCGCGGATAACGCCGTGAAATATCAGTCGGGACTGACGTTCCTTGGCGCGGATATTAAAAAAATGATGACTGTGCTCAGTCAGGGGTAA
- the flgA gene encoding flagellar basal body P-ring formation chaperone FlgA translates to MKLRIISTAVAALLFSASAAASVPSDQTAKQRLMLKLDALVPQPEDGSDIVRTVTLLAAPAQLAAVCDNPKLSLVGSNSRLTGKRTVLAQCGARRHFLPVRISAQGTWWVASQSLPGGAIVQRSDIEPVTGSLDHQPGGLIFNADEIIGQRLIRAIDAGKPLLENQLRQQWRLRAGQTVDLVTTGSGFRIRSQGKALNNAAVDDLLKVKTAGGRTVSGKVGADGQVMIISQQ, encoded by the coding sequence ATGAAGCTCCGAATAATTAGCACGGCGGTGGCCGCTTTGCTCTTTTCTGCATCCGCCGCAGCCAGCGTACCCTCTGACCAGACGGCAAAGCAGCGGCTGATGCTTAAACTGGATGCGCTGGTCCCACAGCCTGAAGACGGTAGCGACATCGTGCGCACCGTCACCCTGCTCGCCGCACCCGCGCAGCTCGCCGCCGTGTGCGATAACCCGAAGCTGAGCCTGGTGGGAAGCAACAGCCGTCTGACCGGCAAACGCACCGTGCTCGCGCAGTGCGGCGCGCGTCGCCATTTCCTGCCGGTTCGCATCAGCGCACAGGGCACCTGGTGGGTGGCAAGCCAGAGCCTGCCCGGCGGGGCGATTGTCCAGCGCAGCGATATCGAGCCGGTTACCGGCAGTCTCGACCACCAGCCGGGGGGACTCATCTTTAACGCCGATGAGATTATTGGCCAACGCCTGATCCGCGCCATCGACGCCGGTAAGCCGCTGTTAGAAAACCAGCTGCGCCAGCAGTGGCGTCTGCGCGCCGGGCAGACGGTCGACCTGGTGACGACCGGTTCAGGCTTTCGTATTCGCAGCCAGGGCAAGGCGCTCAACAACGCCGCGGTGGACGACCTGCTCAAAGTCAAAACGGCAGGCGGGCGCACCGTGAGTGGGAAAGTGGGGGCTGACGGGCAGGTGATGATTATTTCACAACAATAA
- a CDS encoding flagella synthesis protein FlgN: MDKLYPILAQMKTSLDELEAIMIEEVNQLNRTQINPVSLQVLADNKNQLLSTIQYYDDMRRQQEQSCGTEAPYPGLGKLFASWQQVHEKVRSTKSLNQKVESLLESHMKKNQHIRKAIDHVGHASTLYGPAGESSQLPAGRKYNISI, from the coding sequence ATGGACAAGCTTTACCCGATACTCGCGCAGATGAAAACGTCTCTGGATGAGCTGGAGGCGATCATGATTGAAGAGGTCAATCAGCTCAACCGCACGCAGATCAACCCGGTGTCGCTGCAGGTGTTGGCGGATAACAAAAACCAGCTGCTGTCGACCATTCAGTATTACGACGATATGCGCCGTCAGCAGGAGCAGAGCTGCGGCACGGAAGCCCCCTACCCGGGGCTCGGCAAGCTGTTTGCCAGCTGGCAGCAGGTGCATGAGAAGGTGCGCAGCACAAAGTCGCTGAATCAAAAGGTGGAATCACTGCTGGAAAGTCATATGAAGAAAAATCAGCATATCCGCAAGGCCATCGACCACGTGGGCCACGCTAGCACGCTCTATGGTCCCGCGGGGGAATCCAGCCAGCTGCCCGCGGGCCGCAAGTACAACATCAGTATCTGA
- a CDS encoding flagellar hook assembly protein FlgD, whose amino-acid sequence MAVSSINNNNGGADGTGTGNSAADLSNQFMNLLVAQMKNQDPTNPMDNNQLTSQLAQFNMAAGVEKLNSSVAGVQAMMIQLGSMSASSWVGRSVLIEGEAKVSFGEPEGIGIHQVGAERPGGSDDFHFVLGGDAETVTVTLHDGNEAYTAELKNVKQGMNTYNLEDLENFKPEPEPGPWPPRDREYTLSFEASNPEGENPEVFGLVQDQVQGVTMDPSGPILHLLNNDPIGMGKVFVIQK is encoded by the coding sequence ATGGCGGTCTCTTCGATTAACAACAATAACGGCGGTGCGGATGGCACCGGCACCGGCAACAGCGCGGCGGATCTGTCGAACCAGTTTATGAACCTGCTGGTGGCGCAGATGAAAAACCAGGATCCCACCAATCCGATGGATAACAACCAGCTCACCTCGCAGCTGGCGCAGTTCAACATGGCGGCGGGCGTGGAGAAGCTCAACAGCTCCGTGGCGGGCGTGCAGGCGATGATGATCCAGCTCGGCAGCATGAGCGCCTCCTCGTGGGTAGGGCGTAGCGTGCTGATTGAAGGGGAGGCGAAGGTCTCCTTTGGCGAACCAGAAGGCATTGGTATCCACCAGGTGGGTGCAGAGCGCCCTGGCGGCTCGGACGACTTCCACTTTGTATTAGGAGGCGATGCCGAAACGGTGACCGTCACCTTGCACGACGGCAACGAGGCGTACACCGCAGAGCTGAAGAACGTGAAGCAGGGCATGAACACCTACAACCTCGAGGACCTGGAAAACTTTAAGCCGGAGCCGGAGCCGGGGCCGTGGCCGCCGCGCGACAGGGAATACACCCTCTCCTTTGAGGCCAGCAATCCTGAGGGGGAAAACCCGGAAGTGTTTGGTCTGGTTCAGGATCAGGTTCAGGGCGTCACGATGGATCCGAGCGGACCGATTCTGCATCTGCTGAATAACGATCCGATTGGCATGGGCAAAGTTTTTGTCATTCAAAAATAG
- the flgC gene encoding flagellar basal body rod protein FlgC, whose protein sequence is MSLFSVFDISGSAMAAQSRRLNVSASNMANADSVAGPDGQPYRARQVVFSVDASAGQEIGGVQVSDVVESSAPDRLVYEPGNPMADEQGYVRMPNVNVMNEMVNTISASRSYQANVEVMNSAKSLMLKTLTLGQ, encoded by the coding sequence ATGTCGCTTTTTAGCGTATTTGATATTTCGGGTTCGGCGATGGCGGCCCAGTCCCGGCGTCTAAACGTCAGCGCCAGCAATATGGCCAACGCCGACAGCGTGGCGGGGCCGGACGGCCAACCCTACCGCGCGCGTCAGGTGGTCTTTTCCGTTGACGCGTCTGCCGGTCAGGAGATCGGCGGCGTGCAGGTTAGCGACGTAGTCGAGAGCAGCGCGCCGGACCGCCTGGTTTATGAACCGGGCAACCCGATGGCTGATGAACAAGGCTACGTGCGGATGCCAAACGTCAACGTCATGAACGAGATGGTGAACACCATTTCCGCCTCACGCAGCTACCAGGCCAACGTGGAAGTGATGAATTCCGCCAAAAGCCTGATGCTGAAAACATTAACGCTTGGTCAGTAA